In Natronomonas halophila, one DNA window encodes the following:
- the phnC gene encoding phosphonate ABC transporter ATP-binding protein, whose protein sequence is MSRITVDSLTKEYGDVVALDDVSFEIPEGEFTIVLGVSGSGKSTLLRCLNGLTQPTDGSVSIGGDPVTEPRDDVAMIFQQHNIIGQLSAYSNALTGTLNRSGFVESLLQLQSREEKLRALEALDTVGLLDEAQQKARQMSGGQQQRVGIARALVQQPDVLLADEPVASLDPGSAQQVMGYLRTAASERGLTTMISLHQVNLARKFGQRFIGLRDGEKVFDGYRDEMTMDVIDEIYGDIDTEGMLAETDVDDDNAGGGDTTSGSRIQSEGGAV, encoded by the coding sequence GCCTCACGAAGGAGTACGGCGATGTCGTGGCGCTCGATGACGTCTCGTTCGAGATTCCCGAAGGAGAGTTCACCATCGTCCTCGGCGTCTCCGGCTCCGGAAAATCCACGCTGTTGCGCTGTCTCAACGGGTTGACGCAACCCACCGATGGCTCCGTCTCCATCGGCGGGGACCCGGTGACCGAACCGCGCGACGACGTGGCCATGATTTTCCAACAGCACAACATCATCGGACAACTGAGCGCCTACTCGAACGCGCTGACCGGCACCCTGAACCGCTCGGGATTCGTCGAGAGCCTCCTACAACTCCAGAGTCGCGAGGAGAAACTCCGCGCGCTGGAGGCGCTGGATACCGTCGGCCTGCTTGACGAGGCCCAACAGAAGGCCCGCCAGATGAGCGGCGGCCAACAACAGCGCGTCGGCATCGCCCGTGCGCTCGTCCAGCAACCCGACGTCCTGCTCGCCGACGAACCCGTCGCCAGCCTCGACCCCGGCAGCGCCCAGCAGGTGATGGGGTATCTCCGCACCGCTGCCTCCGAACGCGGCCTCACGACGATGATTAGCCTCCATCAGGTCAACCTCGCCCGGAAGTTCGGCCAGCGCTTCATCGGCCTCCGGGACGGCGAGAAGGTCTTCGACGGCTACCGCGACGAGATGACTATGGACGTTATCGACGAGATTTACGGTGATATCGACACGGAAGGAATGCTCGCCGAAACCGACGTCGACGACGACAACGCCGGCGGCGGCGACACCACAAGCGGAAGCCGCATTCAGAGCGAAGGGGGTGCCGTATAA